A region of the Curvibacter sp. AEP1-3 genome:
TTGAGGAGATTTATCATCGAACTGCCAGACCCATTGAAAGTAAATGATTCAATAGAAATTTCAAGCACAGAAGGAACAATATTTGTATCACCAGAGATACTATTGACCAAACGGAACCAAATTGGATGCTCAGCAGTAGAATGTTGAAACTCCTCGCAATAGACGATAGTAGTGTTTTCCAAAGCAACATCTAAAGAATGAATCACCCCTAACGCAGAGTTCTTTTCCTCTTGTGTCAAGTCCTTGCTTAACTCAATGTAGACCGTGACTGAATCGGTCTCGTACAAGTTCGAAAAAATGTTGCCCGCGACAATTGCAACGTCAGTATCGGAATACCAAACACACCAATCACCTGGATTGCCATCAAGTACCCCTTGGTCGCCATCAAGTGGCACACTCATCGACTCATGAAGTTGAGCAGCCTGCACTACTTTGATGCATTTGGTGTACTTCCCGCTAGCATTCGGTTTGGTCTCTAGCAAGGGGGCGAATTTTTGTTGGAATTTGCCAGCTGGCACAGGGTAGCGCTCACCTATCACTCCAGTAACTATCGCATCTCCAGCTTTACACTGGACAGGCCCTTCAAGGGTAGTAATAGTTTGAGCTCGGTCTGAGATCTCAACACTTACTTCAACGGGGCGTGATCGGTAAGTGACTTTCCGAAGTGACAACTTGTCATAGCCGGAATTCGTTGCCGGTGTTTGGGTCATATTCAAATTTCAAAAAAATGAGTCCGCGCATTTCACATGTTATGCATGTCATTCCGGCACTGTCTTAAAGTGCCCAGCCATACGCAGAGCCCAACGCAAGTGCTCGTTTAAAGTTTCAGTAACAACCATGCGCTCAAACACCGCCCCTTCTTGCGCAACAACTCGCGGGTTGATGCTGCCTGATAAAACTTTGTACATGTGGTCGTAATCAAAAGACTGATCGAATGCCTTACGGTCTTTGACAAAGTTGATGTACGCCAACCCGCAGCTTCCGATCAACGTCGCAAACGCCATCAGCGCACGAAATGCATCTGAACGAACTGCGGATACATCAAAAACACTCCAAATGCTTGAGCCAATCCCAATCAAAGCTACCAGGGTGAACGCGAGGTTAAAAATCGATATACCTTTTTTGCTGCGCACAATCTCCCTTGTCCCCGCCTTGAGGTAGTACTTGGTCTGCTCATCTACCCAGTCACTCCAAAAATCAGCACTAGGACCTAGTTTTTTCGCGACTCTACTTGACTGCGTACTCAGCAGCGCTTTTGATGCTCCACAAGCGACAGCAGATTCCTCAGCAACGAGATGCGTGCTCAGTCCTCGAGTTGAAACAATAAGGTCGAGCAAAAGTGGCTTGCTTCGAGCAGCGCCAATTACGCGCAAGGTTTCAGCCGTCAGCCTGCTGGAAACAAAGCGAAAGGTAGTCTTGCTTTTCCTAAGTCGATCCAAATACTGAATCATCAAAAAAACCGCAACTGGGCAAAGAGACTGCAGCGAGACGGTCCGAAGCAAGTAGGCAGATATAGCCAACAGAAGAATAAAAACTACGGTGATTTTCAGCGCAATATTTTGATCTCTGACCAAGTTCGCCTGCAACTCCATCGCCCTAGAGTCGGCGTCAGCAAAGTAGTCTTCGATACAATTGAACTGGTGAAAAGTGACAGTCATATCCAAAGTACTTAGTTACCCTAAATTTGTAAACCGACAATCAGCAATGAGAATTGGTACATGGGGGAGCGTTTACAGCGGAAACTTCTGCCAAATTGAAGTTCCCTGCATCCAACAGCATTATGAAATCATGAATTCCTATCGATGTTAAATCTGTGAGCGAGTTTTCCGCAGAAAAATTCAGTAATCCAACATTCAATCACTAATTACAAACGAACCAGCGAGGCTCTTTAGCTGACGGGGATGCTGTGTAAGCTTTAGTCAGGGCAATAACCGAGAACGGTACAAGTTGATCATCGCTCAAATCGCTCACAAAGCGAGCATCAAAGCCTGAGGGCCTTTGCAACTCTGAGGTCGAAAATGCCTTTTTGCCCGATGGAACCTCGAGGACCCAAAATACGTTTTTGCCTAAGGTGGTCCGATTCGATTTCAGAACAGTAAGTGTCGTCTCGAAGTTCGCAACGCTAGCACCACGTGTTTTGCAGTATTTAAAAGCCTCGACCCATGACATCGAAGTTGGGGAAACAATGTATCCCCATGGAATCTGTCCTTCATTTGCTGAGTCTGCGTGACTTATAGGCACAGTTCCTCGCTGATAGCCAAACAGAACAACTCCGCTCACCATCATCAAGACGATATAGCCTAGAGTGCTACCTGATCTATATCGCCCGCCTACCGCAACCCAACCCACAACAAGAGATCCCATGGCTATAAGAGCCAGCACAAGCGTATCTACACCATAGCTTTTGCCACGAAGAAAAGTCCAAACCCCAGGCTCTGAAACGCCCAGTGACTCCAAGGGTTTCGCTATCAGTCTGCGATCAGGCGCCGTGGACAAAAAGCCGCCAGGCTTGATGTGCCTTAAGCTCGCCAAGGAAGTGTTGATTTCTTTGCCTGCCATTCCACGCTCCACATCGAAATTGCTCCGCATAGCCAATTGATAAGCCCAACTGGCGGGCATCCATTTGGCAACAATGGGTTGTTTGGCCACATCACGTGTTTCCCATAAGTACAGACCTGCCCCCATGTCTTTGTAGGGCAAAAGTGCTCCGCCCAACACAATCTGCGGGAGCAATATCAAAGGCACGAGGTTGAAGGCTTTGGTTGGGGTGTCACACCAACTGGACAGCAGAAGTCCTATTGCTAGGCTCACGGCCATCACCAGAAGCAAAACGGCAAAGTTCACTAAAAACAAATGCTGTCCACCAGTCACACCCAATGCCACACCGGCCAACAAACCGACTTGGACAATCCCAAAACCCATCAAGGTCAAGAATTTGGTGCCGTAGTAAGCCCACATGCGCAAACCTCGCCCGGCCTCACGTTCCAAAATGGGTCTGTCTTTAATTACCTCTACCGCACTATTGACTAGTCCCAAGAACATGGTGCACACAATCAACATGAACAAAAGTTGCGGAAACAGAGTGTTGTTGGCAAAGGCATAGTCCATGCCCTCGGGACTTGCGCGAAAGACCGTCGCAAACAACCAACCTAAAAATGGCGGTGCCAGAAACGTGACCGCCATACTCATCTTGTCGCGCGACTTGACCAGGGCATGGCGCTGGAACAAAGCCAACAAATCCAACCAGGCCTGCCAAGGGCGCAACTTGCTCTTCCCAGCTACCCGCTGCATAGATTGATCTTCCGTCAGTGCGAAATCAGGAAACGCAGCGGAAAAAGCTTCAGCTTCCGTCGTCCAATCAGGTTTGCCGTTCGTGGGGTTGCGCTTTGCTTCGATCGCAGCCAACACGTTCTCAGGAAAGTAGTTGCCACATGCGTCGCACCCAAATTTGCAATGTGCAGCAGTAGTTTTTTGCTCTGCAATCCAGTTGCAAACGTCGTCACGACTGCCACTTCGAACACAATTTCCGCACCCATCCAAAATCAGCAGACGGTCAATTAGCTTAAAAATATCAGAGCTCGGTTGGTGGATGATGACCATTACGATCTTGCCGCTATCTGCGATACCACGCAGTTGCTGCAATAACTCCAGCGAGTCGTGGGATGAAAGGCCTGAAGTAGGTTCATCAATAATCAAAACATCCGGGTCATTGACCAACTCCATCGCAATGTTGGCGCGCTTGGCTTGGCCACCAGATATTCTGTTTTTGGTACCGCTCCCATCGCCAATGCGCTTACGTGTCAATCGCAAATCTGGGTTCTTTTCATTGAGGTCATCACGCAACCCCAAGGACTCCAGCGATTTCGCAATTCGCTCATCCAGCTCTTGATCCGAATAGGGGGTGTCAACCGCGATGCGGTGGAAATAACGAATGTTCTCCACCATCGAAAGTTCGTCTACCAGCACATCAGTTTGAGGGACCAAACCCACCCGATGGCTCATGCGCGCTAGGCCACCACTTGCGGATACATCCTCCCCGTTGATTCTGATTTCACCGGTAATATGTGGCGCGCGCCCCAATAGGCCGCGTAACAACGTTGATTTTCCGGCCCCACTTGGGCCCATGATTGCCAAAATTTCACCCTTGGCAACTTCAAAGCTGATGTGATTAGAAACGGGGGGTTTTGTGTCGTCATGCACATAGCGCACTGTCATGCCACGGCAATAGATATGCTCGATTTGAGGTGTATTGGCATCCGCGCTTACTGCTTGTGTTGTTCGCATTTTTCTCCCTTTTTTTGTTAGTTCAGTCCTAGTGAAACTACTTTAGGCCCATCAGGGTGGCCCTTGTACATAGATCCATTCACTAGTTTCCTGAATTGTTTCACGACCCAAGTCCACAAGTAGTTCTCTGCGCTCGTGTTCATGGTCGACATTGCTGAGCAGATGGATTGCTGAAGCAAAGGACTCTTGCATCCGCTCGTGCTGCGCGGCTCTACTTCCAAAACCCATGCTGCCGTTGAAGATAAGCAATAAGGTGCCACAAGACGCTGACATACCTAGTGCGAAACC
Encoded here:
- a CDS encoding ATP-binding cassette domain-containing protein, whose protein sequence is MRTTQAVSADANTPQIEHIYCRGMTVRYVHDDTKPPVSNHISFEVAKGEILAIMGPSGAGKSTLLRGLLGRAPHITGEIRINGEDVSASGGLARMSHRVGLVPQTDVLVDELSMVENIRYFHRIAVDTPYSDQELDERIAKSLESLGLRDDLNEKNPDLRLTRKRIGDGSGTKNRISGGQAKRANIAMELVNDPDVLIIDEPTSGLSSHDSLELLQQLRGIADSGKIVMVIIHQPSSDIFKLIDRLLILDGCGNCVRSGSRDDVCNWIAEQKTTAAHCKFGCDACGNYFPENVLAAIEAKRNPTNGKPDWTTEAEAFSAAFPDFALTEDQSMQRVAGKSKLRPWQAWLDLLALFQRHALVKSRDKMSMAVTFLAPPFLGWLFATVFRASPEGMDYAFANNTLFPQLLFMLIVCTMFLGLVNSAVEVIKDRPILEREAGRGLRMWAYYGTKFLTLMGFGIVQVGLLAGVALGVTGGQHLFLVNFAVLLLVMAVSLAIGLLLSSWCDTPTKAFNLVPLILLPQIVLGGALLPYKDMGAGLYLWETRDVAKQPIVAKWMPASWAYQLAMRSNFDVERGMAGKEINTSLASLRHIKPGGFLSTAPDRRLIAKPLESLGVSEPGVWTFLRGKSYGVDTLVLALIAMGSLVVGWVAVGGRYRSGSTLGYIVLMMVSGVVLFGYQRGTVPISHADSANEGQIPWGYIVSPTSMSWVEAFKYCKTRGASVANFETTLTVLKSNRTTLGKNVFWVLEVPSGKKAFSTSELQRPSGFDARFVSDLSDDQLVPFSVIALTKAYTASPSAKEPRWFVCN